The Fluviicola sp. genome segment GCTACACCTTTTAAAGCAATTTCTCTTCCGGAAGCATCCAGTAACCTGGAAGCAAGCAAGGTTTTGGAATCTCCCGTGATTTGAATGGTTCCGCTGGAAGGATTCGGATAGATGGTGAGTTCATGTATGTTTTTTAATTTCACCGACCGGATCTCGTGAAAACGCGTAAACCCGTTGAAATCGGTTTGGGATAAACGGTAGTAGCTCACTACATCTGAATACGGATCGTAATCATAGATTTTATAACGCAGGGGCGCGCTACTGTTTCCTGCTCCGTCCATGTAGGCAAATGCTTCGAAATGAATTCCGTCCAAACTCCGTTCGATTGTAAAGAAATCATTGTTTAGTTCGGTTTCGGTCCACCATTCACAGGCAACAGCCCTTCCTTCCGGTGAAACCTGGAATGCGGTTAATTCAACCGGTAAAGTACTCATGCAGTTCACACAGGTCGGTCCGCTGGAAGTGGTTGTGTAGGTAATAATTTCATCGGCCCTGTTGGCTCTGCCGGAAACACGAATGGTTCCTGGTCCGGTTAAGGTATAACTGTCCACTAAGGTTGCATTGCTTCCTCCTTGCTGGAAGATCTTGGAACCGCCCGCAATATCTACTTTAACCACGTCGCATGTCTGACAATTTCCATCCGCTCCCTGGGCGGAAGTACAACCGGGTCTGTCTGTCATGGTGGCGCTAACGGTGTAGGTACATCCCGCTGGCACGGTTATATCTGTCTGCATCGGTAGATAACCTGCACTGCAGTTTCCGGAAGTACCGCCGCCGCAATTTGGACCTCCCAAACTGGTTAAATTACACCCTGCAATGCATCCGCAACCGGCACCGGATACCCCGATTGAGCCTGAAGGACATTGCGCAAATAAGTTCATTGAGCCGGTAAACCAAAACACCAGGAATACCGGAAGGTACGGAAGGATAGCTGTAGTTTTTTTCATGTTGCAGAAGAAATATCCGTTCCAAAAGGAACAAAGCAAATGTATGTCAAGGGTTTAGTTGTTTGTTTATGAGTAAGTTATATTATAGCTAAATCCGGAACGCTACTAAACTGATTTTGTTTAAAACAGTTTAAAGCCCATGTTATGGAAAAGAAAACCCGGTTTAAAATCATGAAAATGAAATCGAAGATTTTGAAACCAACTATTTCGAATTACTTTTGCACCGCGATTCGGTTCCCCGCCCCGGCGGAGATTAAAAGGGAATCCGGTGTAAATCCGGAGCTGTTCCCGCAACTGTAAGAGTCCGTATTTAATTCGAAATACCACTGTGCAGACGATACTGTCAGCATGGGAAGGTGAATTGAAGGACTTAGCCAGGAGACCTGCCAATCTGTATGTACTGTAACTTTCGGTGAAAAAGTGAAGGAACGGATTGTCAAGTCATGAATTGGCTTCGTCGTTACTTTTTCATCGTTCTTATAACCAATAAATGATGAAAAAAGTCGGATTAGCTCTCTTTTCCTTAATCTTATCTGCTACACTTTCTGCCCAAACCACTTTTCGTTTGGAACTCATTGCCGAAGGAAACTTCGGAACTCCGAATGCCGACATTTTTGTACGGAATACGACCCTTACTCCTGCAGTAAACTCAGCAGGAATGTACCAAACCGCCAATGGTGTCAGCACAGGCTATGACGTACTCCAGGATTATGTAATTGCCGGGAATAAGGCCATTATCGGTGAAAAACCTTCAGGTGCCGGGCGCATTACCATCGTGAATTATCCTGCAATGACGGAAATTCACACGTTTGCTCAATCCGCACAAACACTCGGAGTTGCCAGCCCAACAAAAGCTTATGCTTGTTATCCGCAGGGTGGAGTAGTTGCTTTAATCGACCTGGTTAATAATACGCTGACGCCTGTTGCCGAGCCAAACGGAGAAATTACGACCTATTGTAATTTCATGGAATATGCAAACGGGCACATGTATCTGGATCAGGCGGGCCAGCTTGTAAAGATTGATACGCTCACCAATGCGGTTGTTGCGAAATTCAATCCCGGCGTAGGTTCGATCAAAGGATTGGCTTATGACGGGCAGGGGAAATTATGGGTTTTGGGAGGTTCCTCCCTGGTTCCGGTTGATGTGTTGAACAATGATGCTTTAGGAACTGTAGTAAACATGGGAGTAACCGCGAAATTGCTTCGCTACTACAACAACAAACTCTATTTCTGGGCAAATACCGCCAAAACACTTTATCAATACGATATCATAACTCCTCCGGCTTTGCCATTAACGCCCGTTTATACGAGTACATTGATCGGGAGTACCGGAAGTTTCGGGACTTTCGGGTACGGTAGGTCTTTCGATATCGATCAGTCGACGGGGGATTTTGTGATTGCTTCCGCAAATAATTACACGGCTCCGGGATATTACGAAGTAGTGGATGGTACAACGTTTACGGTTATCGAATCCGGTTCTATGCCCGGATGTGCTATCCCGAATAAGTGTGTATTGAAAACATACCATACTCCGGTTGGTTCGGTTCCCGTTCCGGATCAGGCTGCGCTTTCAACGATTTCTGGCCAGTGCAGTGTGTCGGTAACAGCACCGACTGCTGATAATGGTTCGGTGACCGGCACAACAACCGATCCAATGAATTATTCCGCCCAGGGAACCTATACGGTCAACTGGACTTATACCAATGCAAACGGAACAGCTACACAAACGCAGACTGTAGTGGTGGATGATACTACCGATCCGGTTCTACCGGTTTTGGATGATCTGAGCGGAACATGTTCGGTTACACCGGTTGTTCCAACTACTTCGGATAATTGCGCAGGAACGATAACAGGCACCACTACAAGTACTTTCCCGATCTCTGCTATCGGAACGACGGTTGTAACCTGGGTTTTTGATGACGGAAACGGAAATTCGATCA includes the following:
- a CDS encoding T9SS type A sorting domain-containing protein produces the protein MMKKVGLALFSLILSATLSAQTTFRLELIAEGNFGTPNADIFVRNTTLTPAVNSAGMYQTANGVSTGYDVLQDYVIAGNKAIIGEKPSGAGRITIVNYPAMTEIHTFAQSAQTLGVASPTKAYACYPQGGVVALIDLVNNTLTPVAEPNGEITTYCNFMEYANGHMYLDQAGQLVKIDTLTNAVVAKFNPGVGSIKGLAYDGQGKLWVLGGSSLVPVDVLNNDALGTVVNMGVTAKLLRYYNNKLYFWANTAKTLYQYDIITPPALPLTPVYTSTLIGSTGSFGTFGYGRSFDIDQSTGDFVIASANNYTAPGYYEVVDGTTFTVIESGSMPGCAIPNKCVLKTYHTPVGSVPVPDQAALSTISGQCSVSVTAPTADNGSVTGTTTDPMNYSAQGTYTVNWTYTNANGTATQTQTVVVDDTTDPVLPVLDDLSGTCSVTPVVPTTSDNCAGTITGTTTSTFPISAIGTTVVTWVFDDGNGNSISVNQQVMVIDNTAPVTSALPTVNVTCNQVVTVPVATDDCAGVITATTNDPVSYATAGTYTITWNFNDGNGNTASQSQTVVVSCSSAGLDDLSASALFVYPVPASENLSIGTTSLMGEQAVIYDAKGQKVAEVRLESMKTDLNVSLLENGFYVLKAGNSTSQFVISK
- a CDS encoding T9SS type A sorting domain-containing protein, with product MKKTTAILPYLPVFLVFWFTGSMNLFAQCPSGSIGVSGAGCGCIAGCNLTSLGGPNCGGGTSGNCSAGYLPMQTDITVPAGCTYTVSATMTDRPGCTSAQGADGNCQTCDVVKVDIAGGSKIFQQGGSNATLVDSYTLTGPGTIRVSGRANRADEIITYTTTSSGPTCVNCMSTLPVELTAFQVSPEGRAVACEWWTETELNNDFFTIERSLDGIHFEAFAYMDGAGNSSAPLRYKIYDYDPYSDVVSYYRLSQTDFNGFTRFHEIRSVKLKNIHELTIYPNPSSGTIQITGDSKTLLASRLLDASGREIALKGVAESNQVTISDLPAGVYTFVYFNQEHLISERIVVTP